A window of the Chaetodon trifascialis isolate fChaTrf1 chromosome 9, fChaTrf1.hap1, whole genome shotgun sequence genome harbors these coding sequences:
- the LOC139336683 gene encoding uncharacterized membrane protein C3orf80, whose translation MMPRVPRGGRTTRGTTGTFLSACLLSACQALRSCGEVQCGDGQQCCPPIVTGNGSASSTVRCCKLPIHIFFDNVGWFTRKLSGILILLLLFAMGYFIQRIICPRPRRHPHHDRSEEPSLFHGHASASQDSLLDRYPECSLGDFASPNLPAYDEVKYLPTYEESMQEMHRDRSDDNLLSESERGGQGRVRAAGPRAGDQRRDVLEVSGPQHSPRTSRNSV comes from the coding sequence ATGATGCCCCGTGTGCCGCGCGGCGGCAGGACAACGCGCGGGACCACGGGCACCTTTCTGTCGGCATGTCTGCTCTCCGCTTGTCAAGCCCTCCGGAGCTGCGGGGAGGTCCAGTGCGGCGACGGCCAGCAGTGCTGTCCGCCCATCGTCACCGGGAACGGCAGCGCCAGCTCCACGGTGCGCTGCTGCAAGCTCCCCATCCACATTTTCTTCGACAACGTAGGCTGGTTTACGCGGAAGCTGTCGGGCATCCTGATCCTGTTGCTGCTCTTTGCCATGGGCTACTTCATCCAGCGGATCATCTGCCCGCGGCCCCGCCGGCATCCGCACCATGACCGCAGCGAGGAGCCCTCCCTCTTTCACGGGCACGCATCGGCGTCCCAGGACTCCCTGCTGGACCGGTACCCGGAGTGCAGCCTCGGGGATTTCGCCTCCCCGAACCTGCCAGCCTACGACGAGGTGAAATATTTGCCCACGTATGAGGAAAGCATGCAGGAGATGCACAGAGACCGGTCCGATGATAACTTGCTGTCGGAAAGCGAGAGGGGCGGTCAGGGCAGGGTGAGAGCGGCGGGACCGAGAGCCGGAGACCAGAGACGGGATGTCCTGGAGGTGTCAGGACCGCAACACAGCCCAAGGACATCTCGGAACTCTGTCTGA
- the LOC139336457 gene encoding uncharacterized protein codes for MVAEMASCGAASHLEDGDGDIPAPENKDNVTESDSSSSENAGTSNEDSSEEEEEDEEEDEDSEGCAEKDGGEEDNEEADAEESKNESAPGPEAEDSNGKDERLFKSCCEKCKAIQQSHGNELVTPRRISKGRLQVQLEGEGTYECSVTGLVFDASERVLLRYSVLSWSKFGSFLRDSWKFAGPIFNVDTVNKEASVLKSIQFPHSVCLAAQENEMTFSVLHIKDNRPRIEPTVDHSGSHVKWNVTSLSPVGPIIQTSQPVERHGVVLVYKQLASDNNNYSFHVYLATNSASDIKDIAKQVRGCKNRYIRIDKPPTCTLDEGTYRLTSEPEGEIKPQDLKFTHAVTKMKGYFEAFFEQPPPFKLSLIEIDTEETVWSATIREGDCVDNTEKKPRKRTNSRQRSSSPSEEETVCKRPRWQDESDGVKTVMTPGGGRDMSEKQLLQVARRLGKEWKQVAIFLDLNSKDLHDIQAAENDVTMQKLRMLVEWKSRRRPGEATAYHLWKSVSEELDDLPNEVHQTLQEMMDNRAAK; via the exons ATGGTGGCTGAGATGGCGAGCTGCGGAGCGGCTTCTCACCTGGAGGACGG AGACGGCGACATCCCTGCGCCTGAAAACAAAG ATAATGTGACAGAAAGTGACAGCAGTAGTTCAG AGAATGCAGGAACGTCCAATGAGGACAGCtcggaggaggaagaggaggatgaagaggaggatgaggattcTG AGGGCTGTGCtgagaaggatggaggagaggagg ACAATGAAGAGGCTGATGCAGAGGAGTCTAAAAATG AGTCAGCCCCCGGACCCGAAGCTGAGGATTCAAATGGGAAAG ATGAGAGACTCTTCAAATCATGCTGTGAGAAATGCAAAGCCATCCAGCAG AGCCACGGCAATGAGCTTGTTACCCCCAGGAGGATCTCTAAGGGACGATTACA ggtGCAGCTGGAAGGAGAGGGCACATACGAGTGTTCGGTCACCGGCCTGGTGTTTGACGCTTCGGAGCGGGTCCTCTTGCGGTACTCGGTCTTGTCCTGGTCCAAGTTCGGCTCATTCCTCCGGGACTCCTGGAAATTCGCCGGACCCATCTTTAACGTGGACACAGTCAATAAGGAGGCGTCCGTCCTCAAGTCCATCCAGTTCCCTCATTCCGTCTGCCTTGCCG CTCAAGAAAATGAGATGACTTTCAGCGTCCTGCACATAAAGGACAACCGTCCACGCATCGAGCCGACGGTGGACCACTCGGGTAGCCACGTCAAGTGGAACGTGACGTCCCTGTCGCCCGTGGGTCCCATCATTCAGACGAGCCAGCCTGTAGAGCGTCACGGGGTGGTCCTGGTCTACAAGCAGCTGGCCAGtgacaacaacaactacagctTCCACGTCTACCTGGCAACCAACAGTGCATCTGACATCAAG GATATAGCCAAACAGGTGCGGGGCTGCAAGAATCGTTACATTCGGATAGACAAGCCTCCCACGTGCACGCTGGATGAGGGGACGTATCGTCTCACGAGCGAGCCGGAGGGAGAGATCAAACCTCAG GACTTGAAGTTCACCCATGCAGTGACTAAGATGAAAGGCTACTTTGAAGCTTTCTTCGAGCAGCCTCCTCCCTTTAAATTGTCTCTCATAGAGATTGACACCGAGGAGACTGTATGGTCGGCTACCATCAGAGAAG gtgacTGCGTGGATAACACAGAAAAGAAGCCaaggaaaaggacaaaca GCcgacagaggagcagcagcccCTCAGAAGAAGAAACGGTCTGCAAAAGACCTCGATGGCAGGACGAGTCAG ATGGAGTGAAAACAGTGATGACTCCTGGGGGGGGCCGGGACATGTCAGAGAAACAGCTACTGCAGGTGGCCAGGCGGCTCGGGAAAGAGTGGAAGCAGGTGGCCATCTTTCTAGACTTGAACTCCAAGGACCTGCATGACATCCAGGCAGCAGAGAATGACGTGACCATGCAGAAGCTGAGGATGCTGGTGGAGTGGAAGAGCAGAAGGCGGCCGGGAGAGGCCACGGCGTACCACCTGTGGAAGAGTGTGAGTGAGGAGCTGGACGACTTGCCAAATGAGGTCCATCAGACACTGCAAG aaatgATGGACAACCGAGCGGCGAAGT